In the genome of Christensenella timonensis, one region contains:
- a CDS encoding response regulator transcription factor — protein sequence MAKNILIVDDEPTLVKGLRFNLEQQEGYSIDVAYDGEEALAVFDPQKHDLILLDLMLPKMDGMEVCQKIRSTSDVPIIMLTAKGEDMDKIMGLEFGADDYMTKPFNMLELKARIKTILRRAGSQKPSGDAQTIQIKDMKVNLINRSVEIKGKDINLTAKEFDLLNLFITNKGKVFDRNTLLEMVWKHQGDLRTVDVHIRRLREKIEQNPAKPEYILTKWGVGYYFTNK from the coding sequence ATGGCAAAAAACATATTAATTGTAGATGATGAACCCACTTTGGTCAAAGGACTCCGTTTTAATTTAGAGCAGCAGGAAGGCTATTCCATCGACGTAGCATATGATGGGGAAGAGGCCCTCGCAGTGTTTGATCCGCAAAAGCATGACCTGATACTGCTTGACCTGATGCTGCCCAAAATGGACGGGATGGAAGTTTGCCAGAAGATACGCAGTACTTCCGACGTTCCGATCATCATGCTGACAGCCAAAGGCGAAGATATGGACAAAATCATGGGGCTGGAATTCGGCGCCGACGACTATATGACAAAACCCTTCAATATGCTTGAGCTCAAAGCGCGTATCAAGACGATCCTCCGGCGCGCAGGCTCGCAGAAGCCGTCCGGGGACGCGCAGACGATACAGATCAAGGATATGAAGGTAAATCTCATCAACCGCAGTGTGGAGATCAAGGGAAAAGACATCAACTTAACGGCCAAAGAGTTTGACCTGCTCAACCTTTTCATTACCAACAAGGGCAAAGTATTTGACAGGAATACGCTTTTGGAAATGGTATGGAAGCACCAGGGGGATTTGCGTACCGTGGACGTACACATCAGGCGCCTGCGTGAAAAGATCGAGCAAAACCCTGCGAAACCTGAATATATCTTAACAAAATGGGGAGTTGGATATTATTTTACGAATAAGTAA
- a CDS encoding sensor histidine kinase, translated as MIIYLILVGIIFGLVSVAVSSMVENYLVDQYLKSAQKNANSTAVQIAPYLSDSDATSMYNIVVSNGNDMGGRLLVLNGSGIVQTDSFSSLNGIKLNEREVNDVLYGQNSSSYGFHLIDDSATGDSFWSVYYTSSIIHNGDIIGVVLYSSSIKDVVRATSALQSQTLIIFILACGVIIISSMLSTNWITNPINKLTEVAVKISSGDLSQRANIKGKGEIAELGQTFDMMCDKIQNVDKQRSEFVSDASHELKTPLASMKILVESLLYQDNVPEEVYKEFLSDINGEIDRLSSLITDLLLLSKMDSDIMTINLETVDLSALVNKCVEALRPIAQTRNITLSTNLEGGLDIECDPLKLRQALNNLVENAIKYTQDNGHVRINSKRHGTEVAIQIEDDGIGMSAEHLQHIFERFYRVDKARSRETGGTGLGLHIVRRIALMHGGRVEVESEEGRGSKFTLILPIIQVHEE; from the coding sequence GTGATCATTTACCTGATACTGGTCGGGATCATTTTCGGGTTGGTATCGGTTGCGGTCTCTTCCATGGTGGAAAACTACCTGGTAGACCAATATCTGAAAAGTGCACAAAAAAATGCCAACAGCACTGCGGTACAAATAGCACCTTATCTAAGCGATTCCGATGCCACCAGCATGTATAACATCGTGGTGAGCAACGGAAACGATATGGGCGGCCGCCTGTTGGTACTGAACGGCTCGGGGATCGTACAGACTGACAGTTTTTCGTCACTCAACGGAATCAAATTGAACGAACGTGAAGTCAACGACGTTCTATACGGCCAAAATTCATCCTCCTATGGGTTTCATCTGATCGATGACAGCGCAACGGGCGATAGTTTTTGGTCGGTTTATTATACCTCATCCATCATCCATAACGGCGACATCATTGGTGTCGTTTTGTATTCCTCCAGTATCAAAGACGTAGTAAGAGCGACCAGCGCGCTCCAATCGCAGACACTGATTATTTTTATATTGGCCTGCGGCGTCATTATCATCTCCAGCATGCTCTCTACCAACTGGATCACGAACCCCATCAACAAGCTGACGGAAGTCGCGGTCAAAATTTCAAGCGGCGACCTTTCGCAGCGCGCGAACATCAAAGGAAAGGGCGAGATTGCGGAGCTGGGACAGACGTTCGACATGATGTGCGATAAGATACAAAACGTCGATAAGCAGAGGAGTGAATTTGTGTCCGATGCTTCGCACGAATTAAAAACGCCGCTTGCATCCATGAAGATCCTGGTAGAATCGCTGCTTTACCAAGATAATGTACCGGAAGAGGTATACAAGGAATTTTTATCGGATATCAACGGGGAAATCGATCGTTTGAGCAGCCTGATCACCGACCTCTTGCTGCTTTCAAAAATGGACAGCGACATCATGACGATCAACCTGGAAACGGTAGACCTGTCCGCGCTGGTCAATAAATGCGTAGAGGCCCTGAGGCCCATCGCGCAAACGCGGAATATCACGCTCTCCACTAATTTAGAGGGCGGGCTTGATATCGAGTGCGATCCGCTCAAGCTGCGGCAGGCGCTCAATAACCTGGTCGAAAATGCCATTAAATATACGCAGGACAACGGGCATGTTCGGATCAACAGCAAACGCCACGGAACCGAGGTCGCCATCCAGATCGAAGACGATGGCATTGGCATGAGCGCGGAGCACCTGCAGCACATTTTTGAACGCTTTTACCGGGTGGACAAGGCTCGCTCGCGCGAAACGGGCGGTACCGGGCTGGGCCTGCATATCGTGCGCAGGATCGCGCTGATGCATGGCGGAAGAGTGGAAGTTGAGAGCGAAGAGGGAAGGGGATCCAAGTTTACGCTGATCCTGCCCATCATACAGGTACACGAAGAATAG
- a CDS encoding FtsX-like permease family protein, which translates to MLCKLAFRNVRKSIGDYTVYFVTLMFAVMFFYAFNSVDAQQAVMELNENKATAAQMMVESIGIFSTFVAITLAILILYANNFLIKRRNKELGIYLTLGMGKGRVAAIFMIETLIVGVIALAVGLLLGVLFSQVMSVITANMFEVSLKQYQFVFSPAAAKQSVIYFGVIFLCVMVFNAVRVSKQKVIALLHSDSENEKILGRKTGVSVILAVAGIVLIVIAYYLIIKGMLIMYLPFVMLFGIPGTFLLFAGLAGFSYKIASHNKKRYFKGLNLFVTRQLTSKINSTHTSMALVCIMLFVTITTLGAGSGVSGAVNKETSREIKFDAEYYMEPATAEAAGGALQALQNYGIPVGEFYAQTAEYTTYESDVDIMSQFGNYFDIAEMHELADERGVTMPALAVPVSQFNSLLSLIGEKQIQLSGNELGAVLYNQSMFENLQEFVQAGRTITSNGKEYTIPAGQLRLANTRIHGAASLPPITLVYPDADVVNFKPEQVAIDANFIDGQEKETIKQAIWDKHDELQEQNTEKPYTYFTTKLALQESSIGLRVTISFVGIYLGITFLVTAAVILALQQLSAANDNKKRYATLRKLGTEEKMINKSLMKQIAIYFLIPLAVAAVHAVFGIRGLMGMINMMWYENVYADVFAGLAIIAVIYGIYFAITYFSSKKIIKEN; encoded by the coding sequence ATGCTGTGTAAACTGGCCTTTCGGAATGTACGGAAAAGTATCGGCGATTACACCGTTTATTTTGTCACGCTGATGTTTGCGGTCATGTTTTTTTATGCCTTTAATTCTGTAGACGCACAGCAAGCGGTCATGGAATTGAATGAAAACAAGGCGACTGCGGCGCAGATGATGGTGGAGAGCATCGGTATTTTTTCCACCTTTGTCGCGATCACGCTCGCGATCCTGATCCTCTACGCAAACAATTTCTTGATCAAGCGCAGGAACAAGGAATTGGGTATTTACCTGACGCTCGGTATGGGGAAGGGGCGCGTAGCGGCGATTTTCATGATAGAAACGCTCATCGTCGGCGTGATCGCCCTGGCGGTCGGCTTGTTGCTCGGTGTCTTGTTTTCGCAGGTCATGTCGGTCATAACGGCCAACATGTTTGAAGTGTCCCTAAAGCAATACCAATTTGTTTTTTCGCCGGCAGCGGCCAAGCAATCCGTCATTTATTTTGGCGTAATCTTCCTGTGCGTCATGGTGTTCAACGCCGTGCGGGTATCCAAACAGAAGGTTATCGCTTTGCTTCATTCGGATTCGGAAAATGAAAAGATCCTCGGCAGGAAGACAGGCGTTTCCGTCATATTGGCGGTCGCGGGCATCGTATTGATCGTGATCGCATATTACCTGATCATCAAAGGCATGCTGATCATGTACCTGCCCTTTGTAATGCTGTTCGGGATCCCGGGTACCTTCCTGTTATTTGCGGGCCTGGCAGGATTCTCTTATAAAATCGCGTCACATAACAAGAAACGCTACTTCAAGGGACTAAATCTATTTGTGACACGGCAGCTTACCAGCAAGATCAATTCTACCCATACTTCCATGGCGCTGGTATGTATTATGCTCTTTGTCACGATCACAACCCTCGGCGCGGGCTCCGGTGTTTCGGGTGCGGTCAACAAGGAAACCTCGCGCGAAATCAAGTTTGACGCAGAATATTATATGGAGCCGGCGACAGCGGAAGCTGCGGGCGGGGCACTGCAAGCGCTTCAAAATTACGGGATCCCGGTTGGCGAGTTCTATGCGCAGACCGCAGAGTATACGACCTATGAGAGCGACGTCGACATCATGAGCCAGTTTGGAAATTATTTTGATATCGCAGAAATGCATGAGCTGGCGGATGAGCGGGGTGTAACGATGCCTGCGCTTGCCGTCCCGGTTTCACAATTTAATAGCCTGCTGTCCCTGATCGGCGAAAAACAGATACAGCTATCCGGCAATGAACTGGGGGCGGTGCTGTATAACCAGTCCATGTTTGAAAACTTGCAGGAGTTTGTGCAGGCGGGCCGGACGATTACCTCAAACGGGAAGGAATACACGATTCCCGCAGGGCAGCTGCGGCTTGCCAATACCCGTATCCATGGCGCGGCATCCCTGCCACCGATTACGCTTGTTTATCCTGATGCGGACGTCGTCAACTTCAAGCCGGAACAGGTTGCAATCGATGCCAATTTTATCGATGGGCAGGAAAAAGAAACGATAAAACAGGCCATATGGGACAAGCATGACGAGCTGCAGGAACAAAATACGGAAAAACCGTACACCTATTTCACAACGAAGCTTGCCTTACAGGAGTCCAGTATCGGGCTGCGCGTGACAATCTCCTTCGTTGGCATATACTTAGGGATCACGTTCCTGGTGACCGCGGCTGTGATCCTCGCGCTGCAGCAGCTTTCGGCAGCCAATGATAATAAAAAACGCTACGCGACTTTAAGAAAGCTCGGTACGGAAGAAAAGATGATCAACAAGTCGCTCATGAAGCAGATCGCGATCTATTTTCTGATCCCGCTTGCGGTGGCTGCTGTCCACGCGGTATTCGGTATCAGGGGGCTCATGGGTATGATCAATATGATGTGGTACGAAAACGTCTATGCGGACGTGTTTGCTGGGCTGGCCATCATCGCCGTGATCTATGGCATATACTTCGCCATTACCTATTTCAGCAGCAAGAAGATCATCAAGGAGAATTAA
- a CDS encoding GerMN domain-containing protein, which translates to MKKAMLVFLAAALLLTGCSIVQEDSPTQNNEYETTLLMQNIDLAPRRFISPVLYFLDETGKKFSAEPRNLEVPQNERAETQIIEALISGPVSESLLPVAQGFLLEKVELLPDVINVYLNLEEGVHKSEDQIMTAKLAIASTLFDFSGVTYINVFLGGSQTAYQNLPSGTLQKSKSSLSEDLEKYKRDASAQTAVINATLYFLDISEQYLLPEVRSISFDSIEKEDMIATIVQEVLSGPEDTYNHAPVVDKLVKDARLNSVTIMQDEQERNIVQLDFDKMPFAQTKAYQDGEQITAAALTTAITGFIPDVDGVRITVNAAADAELPPEGTIYQADDFSSLLGNSIVLYLPNSTYTLLSSVTRLVDQKNAGYPEELLRELMKGPSAQDSSDVQPAFISGITMDDVNSVYLAGDLAVVDFKSSISAKAAELSAKNEFIMIYSIVNTLTNINNVKRVQFLVDGERVEYLADGNQLCVIDPLIKNPGIIRLT; encoded by the coding sequence ATGAAAAAAGCGATGCTCGTCTTCCTTGCCGCGGCCCTGCTCCTGACAGGCTGTTCGATCGTCCAGGAAGATAGTCCCACACAAAACAATGAATACGAAACGACTTTGCTGATGCAGAACATAGACCTGGCCCCAAGGAGATTTATCAGCCCTGTTTTGTATTTCCTTGATGAGACGGGAAAGAAGTTTTCTGCGGAACCGCGCAACCTTGAGGTACCGCAAAACGAGCGTGCGGAAACGCAGATCATTGAAGCGCTGATCAGCGGGCCCGTGTCTGAATCGCTGCTGCCGGTCGCACAGGGCTTTCTCCTCGAGAAAGTGGAGCTGCTGCCGGATGTCATCAATGTCTATTTGAATTTGGAAGAAGGCGTCCATAAATCAGAAGACCAGATCATGACTGCCAAACTGGCGATCGCTTCTACCCTGTTTGATTTTTCAGGCGTTACCTATATCAATGTGTTTTTGGGCGGCAGCCAGACCGCGTACCAAAACCTTCCTTCCGGTACCCTGCAAAAATCCAAGAGCAGCTTGTCAGAGGATCTTGAAAAGTACAAAAGGGATGCCAGCGCGCAGACAGCGGTCATCAATGCGACCTTGTATTTCCTGGACATTTCAGAACAGTACCTGCTGCCTGAAGTCCGCAGCATCAGTTTTGACAGTATAGAGAAAGAGGACATGATCGCTACGATTGTACAAGAGGTTTTGAGCGGCCCGGAGGACACCTATAACCATGCGCCGGTGGTCGATAAGCTAGTCAAGGATGCCCGGCTCAATTCCGTGACGATCATGCAGGACGAGCAAGAACGCAATATTGTCCAGCTCGATTTTGATAAAATGCCTTTTGCACAGACGAAAGCTTACCAGGATGGAGAGCAGATCACAGCTGCGGCGCTGACGACGGCGATCACAGGATTCATACCCGATGTCGACGGGGTGCGGATTACGGTCAATGCGGCGGCCGATGCAGAGCTCCCGCCTGAGGGAACCATATACCAGGCAGATGATTTTTCATCATTGCTAGGGAACAGCATCGTGTTATACCTGCCTAACAGTACCTATACGCTTTTGAGCAGCGTAACGCGCCTGGTGGATCAAAAAAACGCCGGGTATCCCGAAGAATTGCTGCGCGAACTCATGAAGGGGCCTTCTGCGCAGGATAGCAGCGATGTACAGCCAGCCTTCATTTCGGGCATCACCATGGACGACGTCAACAGCGTTTACCTTGCGGGCGATCTCGCGGTTGTCGACTTCAAGTCCAGTATCAGCGCAAAGGCGGCCGAACTTTCGGCAAAAAATGAATTTATCATGATCTACTCGATCGTCAATACACTGACAAATATTAACAATGTAAAGCGTGTCCAATTCCTGGTCGACGGCGAACGCGTCGAATACTTAGCGGACGGCAACCAATTGTGCGTGATCGATCCCCTGATCAAAAATCCCGGGATCATACGCCTGACATAG
- the hisIE gene encoding bifunctional phosphoribosyl-AMP cyclohydrolase/phosphoribosyl-ATP diphosphatase HisIE, whose amino-acid sequence MDMEIKFGKDGLVPAIAQEANTGVVLMQAYMNQEAFDKTLETGYAHYYSRARQKLWKKGETSGNVQEIVSVSLDCDCDCVLLKVKQTGPACHTGEYSCFFNQVQENEKIANSSMMYELYDLIADRKVHPKEGSYTNYLFEKGIDKILKKVGEESAEVIIASKNPGTDELRYEAADLIYHLLVLMNEKGLTLGELFGELQNRR is encoded by the coding sequence ATGGATATGGAAATCAAATTTGGAAAAGACGGGCTGGTTCCTGCGATTGCACAAGAGGCCAATACAGGCGTTGTGCTGATGCAGGCATATATGAACCAAGAAGCCTTTGACAAAACGCTGGAAACGGGCTATGCGCATTATTATTCGAGGGCCCGCCAGAAACTCTGGAAAAAGGGAGAGACATCCGGCAATGTGCAGGAGATCGTGAGCGTGAGCCTCGATTGCGACTGCGACTGTGTACTTTTGAAGGTAAAGCAGACCGGCCCTGCATGCCACACGGGGGAATATTCCTGCTTTTTCAACCAAGTGCAGGAAAACGAGAAGATCGCGAATTCTTCGATGATGTACGAGCTTTATGATTTGATCGCGGACAGGAAGGTGCATCCCAAGGAAGGCTCTTATACCAACTACCTGTTTGAAAAAGGGATCGACAAAATCCTCAAAAAGGTGGGGGAGGAAAGCGCGGAAGTGATCATTGCGTCCAAAAACCCGGGAACGGACGAGCTTCGCTATGAAGCGGCGGATCTCATCTACCACCTGCTCGTCCTGATGAATGAAAAGGGACTTACGCTCGGCGAATTGTTTGGGGAATTGCAAAATAGAAGGTAA
- a CDS encoding MBL fold metallo-hydrolase — MKLTVLGKYGPYPKAGGATTSYLVECCGKKILLDAGSGSLSRVQQYCSLDDLDMIILTHLHSDHCADMFVLRYAPLKHPVPVYLPATPAWEHDTLCACERFKASNITEGLELAFPALKVSISFCQTLHPVECYAVKFRAEGKSFVFSGDSRYSDHLAGFCRDADVVMLDSGFLNEDHPQKILPHMTVGEAAQTAKTARAGKLFLTHINPTYCEQDLLREACAIFQDTIIVQEKTEYII, encoded by the coding sequence ATGAAACTGACGGTACTGGGAAAATACGGGCCATATCCGAAAGCGGGAGGCGCTACGACTTCTTATCTCGTGGAATGTTGCGGGAAAAAAATTCTTTTGGATGCGGGCAGCGGCAGCTTATCCCGTGTCCAGCAATATTGCAGCCTTGACGATCTGGACATGATTATCCTGACGCACCTTCATTCCGACCATTGTGCGGATATGTTCGTGCTGCGTTATGCGCCGCTTAAGCATCCGGTTCCTGTTTATCTTCCCGCAACGCCTGCATGGGAGCACGATACGCTGTGTGCATGTGAACGGTTCAAAGCCAGCAATATAACAGAAGGCCTGGAGCTTGCATTTCCTGCTTTAAAAGTCAGCATCTCCTTTTGTCAAACGCTGCACCCTGTTGAATGCTATGCGGTCAAATTCCGCGCAGAGGGAAAATCCTTTGTTTTTTCCGGGGATTCACGTTACAGCGACCATCTGGCCGGGTTCTGCCGGGATGCAGATGTCGTAATGCTGGACAGCGGTTTTCTCAATGAGGATCACCCCCAAAAAATATTGCCTCATATGACGGTTGGGGAAGCTGCACAGACCGCGAAAACGGCGCGGGCAGGAAAACTTTTTTTAACACATATCAACCCTACATACTGTGAACAGGATCTTCTGCGCGAGGCATGCGCGATTTTTCAGGACACGATCATTGTTCAGGAAAAAACGGAATATATCATCTGA
- a CDS encoding GerMN domain-containing protein yields MKMKWKSVIGIGLAVLLAIMFTACAPIEEEVSESPSNAVQINPLPEAISKDKSSARLYFGFMDQPLLVGESHSFDVPINESIENSIIRELIKGPLSTRNDLKAVINPKTSLVSVRSEGQFLFVTLSSDFLSPVDEKESSDPAYEKTRRMLAVYSIVNTLIEQGTYSRVQILIDDDGMGTGRPLTLSEAGLDGEGAVEALERDGEIILNGSNTMREIMQAIESKEWETLYNYIAYKNLYGQDKPSLDDFKTEVISNKLTVSDPLIRDAVLGNDGVSEIVMVDYVLKLRDEEAKTMTNIPIRLIQENSIWKISYTVFKKNFLT; encoded by the coding sequence ATGAAAATGAAATGGAAATCGGTCATTGGTATCGGGCTGGCGGTTCTTTTAGCCATAATGTTTACCGCCTGTGCACCAATAGAGGAAGAAGTAAGCGAATCGCCGAGCAATGCGGTACAAATCAACCCGCTCCCCGAAGCGATCAGCAAAGACAAGAGCAGCGCGCGCCTGTATTTTGGATTCATGGACCAGCCGCTGCTCGTGGGGGAATCCCATTCGTTTGATGTTCCCATCAATGAAAGCATTGAAAACTCGATCATCCGCGAGCTGATCAAGGGGCCGCTTTCCACGCGTAACGATTTGAAAGCCGTGATCAACCCCAAAACGTCGCTTGTAAGCGTCAGGTCGGAAGGGCAATTTTTGTTTGTCACGTTGAGCAGCGATTTTTTGAGTCCGGTAGACGAAAAGGAAAGTAGCGACCCCGCTTACGAAAAAACGCGCCGGATGCTCGCCGTGTATTCGATCGTCAACACGCTGATCGAGCAGGGGACATATTCACGCGTGCAGATACTGATCGATGATGACGGCATGGGTACCGGACGGCCGCTGACGCTGTCGGAAGCGGGGCTGGATGGCGAAGGGGCTGTCGAGGCGCTCGAACGCGACGGGGAGATCATTTTGAACGGCAGCAATACGATGCGCGAGATTATGCAGGCGATCGAAAGCAAAGAATGGGAAACACTTTACAATTATATCGCTTATAAAAACCTGTATGGGCAGGATAAACCGTCCCTCGACGATTTTAAGACGGAAGTGATCTCCAATAAGCTTACGGTCTCAGACCCGCTCATACGGGATGCAGTCCTCGGCAACGACGGCGTTTCTGAAATCGTTATGGTAGATTATGTCTTAAAGCTGCGCGATGAAGAGGCGAAAACCATGACGAATATACCGATCCGGCTGATCCAGGAAAACAGTATATGGAAAATTTCCTATACGGTATTCAAGAAAAATTTCCTGACCTGA
- a CDS encoding ABC transporter ATP-binding protein, with the protein MSILLDMKNVEKVYGSRGNITKALDNVSFTVENGEFLGIMGPSGSGKTTLLNCISTIDTVTTGHILIDGVDITTLKPGKLSDFRREKLGFIFQDFNLLDTLSGYENIALALTICNVGYQQIKERIKEVSSTLEISDVLYKYPYEMSGGQKQRVAAARAIITKPSLILADEPTGALDSKSSRMMLESFVEMNQKMNATLLMVTHDAFAASYCSRILFLRDGKIFMELVRGNETRKEFFGKIIEVVSLLGGDVADAV; encoded by the coding sequence ATGAGCATATTACTTGATATGAAAAATGTTGAAAAGGTGTATGGGAGCCGCGGCAACATCACCAAAGCGCTTGACAACGTGAGCTTTACCGTTGAGAACGGTGAATTTTTGGGCATTATGGGCCCATCGGGAAGCGGGAAAACAACACTTCTCAATTGCATTTCCACCATCGATACGGTAACCACAGGGCACATCCTGATCGATGGGGTGGATATCACGACCTTAAAACCCGGTAAGCTTTCGGACTTCAGGCGGGAAAAATTGGGATTCATATTCCAGGATTTCAACCTGCTCGATACGCTTTCTGGTTATGAAAATATTGCGCTTGCCCTCACGATCTGTAACGTAGGATACCAGCAGATCAAGGAGCGTATCAAGGAGGTATCGTCAACGCTTGAAATCAGCGACGTACTTTACAAATACCCTTACGAGATGTCCGGCGGCCAAAAGCAGCGCGTAGCCGCTGCGCGGGCGATCATTACTAAGCCTTCCCTGATTTTGGCGGACGAGCCGACAGGCGCGCTGGACTCCAAATCGTCACGCATGATGCTTGAAAGCTTTGTGGAGATGAACCAAAAAATGAACGCCACTCTTTTGATGGTCACGCATGACGCTTTTGCGGCCAGTTATTGCAGCCGCATCCTTTTCCTTCGCGACGGAAAGATATTCATGGAGCTTGTCCGCGGTAACGAGACGCGCAAGGAATTCTTTGGCAAGATCATTGAAGTGGTATCCCTGCTGGGAGGTGACGTAGCCGATGCTGTGTAA